One genomic window of Sphingomonas ginsengisoli An et al. 2013 includes the following:
- a CDS encoding DNA polymerase III subunit gamma/tau produces the protein MTDESPADEPGLGLDLPAQPLEKSAAASPYRVLARKYRPQSFAELIGQEAMVTTLANAIASGRIAHAFLLTGVRGVGKTSTARLVAKALNCIGPDGQGGPTIDPCGVCEPCRAIAEGRHIDVTEMDAASHTGVDDVREIIEAVRYAAVSARFKIYIIDEVHMLSKNAFNALLKTLEEPPAHVKFLFATTEVNKVPVTVLSRCQRFDLKRIPAEKLAEHFGRVAELEQVAVEPEALSVVARAAEGSARDGLSILDQAIAHGEGRVTAAEVRAMLGLADRGRVRQLLATVLDGDATAALAQLDEAHSLGLDPAALIRGLMESVHAVTRVKAGAQADVLSSAEEREAAEALASRLGWANLHRLWQLLLKGLADVGQAPDPQEAAAMVLLRVIHAAELPDPATILAQLQSGGAVALGSPAPAARAPAAIAPAASAATSLPATFLELVKRLEGEGQALLGLKLRDQVGVVRYAPPELALKPLKPLGPDFSRELAGQLKTLTGATWSVTLAEGEAEPSLKQQDDMAEERARAAVLADPAVAAALAAFPTATLESVARPGA, from the coding sequence TTGGCCAATGCGATCGCCTCGGGGCGGATCGCGCACGCCTTCCTGCTGACCGGGGTGCGCGGGGTCGGCAAGACCTCGACCGCGCGGCTGGTCGCCAAGGCGCTCAACTGCATCGGACCCGACGGGCAGGGCGGCCCAACCATCGATCCGTGCGGGGTGTGCGAGCCGTGCCGGGCGATCGCCGAGGGGCGGCACATCGACGTGACCGAAATGGACGCGGCGAGCCACACCGGCGTCGACGACGTCCGCGAGATCATCGAGGCGGTCCGCTACGCCGCGGTCAGCGCGCGCTTCAAGATCTACATCATCGACGAAGTCCACATGCTCTCGAAGAATGCCTTCAACGCACTGTTGAAGACGCTCGAGGAGCCGCCGGCGCACGTCAAATTCCTGTTCGCGACGACCGAGGTCAACAAGGTCCCGGTGACCGTGCTGTCACGCTGCCAGCGGTTCGACCTGAAGCGCATCCCGGCCGAGAAGCTCGCCGAGCATTTCGGCCGTGTCGCCGAGCTGGAGCAGGTCGCGGTCGAGCCCGAGGCGCTGAGCGTGGTCGCCCGCGCCGCCGAAGGGTCGGCGCGCGACGGGCTGTCGATCCTCGACCAGGCGATCGCGCACGGCGAGGGGCGGGTGACCGCCGCCGAAGTGCGCGCGATGCTCGGCCTCGCCGACCGCGGGCGGGTGCGGCAATTGCTGGCGACCGTGCTCGATGGGGATGCCACGGCCGCGCTGGCGCAGCTCGACGAGGCGCACAGCCTCGGGCTCGACCCCGCCGCGCTCATCCGCGGGCTGATGGAGTCGGTCCATGCAGTGACCCGGGTCAAGGCCGGGGCGCAGGCGGATGTCCTCTCCTCGGCCGAGGAGCGCGAGGCTGCCGAGGCGCTGGCGTCGCGGCTCGGCTGGGCCAACCTGCACCGGCTGTGGCAATTGCTTCTCAAGGGACTGGCGGACGTCGGCCAGGCGCCCGACCCGCAGGAAGCCGCGGCGATGGTGCTGCTGCGCGTCATCCACGCCGCCGAGCTGCCCGACCCGGCGACGATCCTCGCGCAATTGCAGTCGGGCGGGGCGGTGGCGCTGGGCAGTCCGGCGCCCGCCGCCCGCGCGCCGGCCGCCATTGCACCGGCGGCGTCGGCTGCGACCAGCCTGCCGGCTACCTTCCTCGAACTGGTGAAGCGGCTCGAGGGCGAGGGGCAGGCTTTGCTCGGCCTCAAGCTGCGCGACCAGGTCGGGGTGGTCCGCTATGCCCCGCCCGAGCTGGCGTTGAAGCCGCTGAAGCCGCTTGGCCCCGATTTCTCGCGCGAGCTGGCCGGCCAGTTGAAGACGCTGACCGGCGCGACCTGGTCGGTGACCCTTGCCGAGGGTGAGGCTGAGCCGTCGTTGAAGCAGCAGGACGACATGGCCGAGGAACGTGCCCGCGCCGCCGTCCTCGCCGACCCCGCCGTCGCCGCCGCGCTTGCCGCCTTTCCCACCGCGACGCTCGAAAGCGTTGCTCGACCAGGAGCCTGA
- a CDS encoding YbaB/EbfC family nucleoid-associated protein gives MPDLNAILEMAQNAQAELQRAQDNLDKVEVEGQAGGGLVKIRSSAKGRIIGISIDDSLLQPSEKTMLEDLVTAALNDARLKADQVAATEMQRMQSSLPLPPGFQMPGM, from the coding sequence ATGCCCGACCTCAATGCCATCCTCGAGATGGCGCAGAACGCCCAGGCCGAGCTCCAGCGCGCGCAGGACAATCTCGACAAGGTCGAGGTCGAGGGCCAGGCCGGCGGCGGGCTGGTCAAGATCCGCTCGAGCGCCAAGGGGCGGATCATCGGCATCAGCATCGACGACAGCCTGCTGCAGCCCTCGGAGAAGACGATGCTCGAAGACCTCGTCACCGCCGCGCTCAACGACGCGCGCCTGAAGGCCGACCAGGTCGCCGCTACCGAGATGCAGCGGATGCAGTCGAGCCTGCCGCTGCCGCCGGGCTTCCAGATGCCGGGGATGTGA